The following proteins are co-located in the Rippkaea orientalis PCC 8801 genome:
- a CDS encoding ABC transporter substrate-binding protein, translating to MRRFVKLKRLAIWSLVGLLLSWLISCNAAPPTSSSPELEFWTMQLQPKFTPYFTEVIRQYESENQGIKLRWVDVPWEAMESKILTAVSAKTAPDVVNLNPNFASQLASRNAWLDLNTQIPPEVKQQYLPKIWAATTLKDASFGIPWYLTTRITLSNQDLLSKAGIKEPPKTFEELADVAAKLKEKTGKYALFVTFVPGDSGEVLESLVQMGVQLVDDQGKAAFNTPDGIAGFRYWVDLYQQGLLPPEVLTQGHRHAIDLYQSGEIALLSSGAEFLTSIETNAPTIAKVTATSPQITGKTGKKNVAVMNLVIPRDTDKAEESVKFALFVTNTENQLGFAKAANVLPSTVEGVKRYIEELKQSSDSSAIAQARQVSAMQLNDAEVLVPAMKDLNKLQQIIYENLQAAMLKEKTVEQAVKDAADAWDSI from the coding sequence ATGCGTAGATTTGTAAAGCTCAAACGACTGGCCATTTGGTCTTTGGTTGGATTACTCTTAAGTTGGTTGATTAGCTGTAATGCTGCCCCTCCAACTTCTTCTAGTCCTGAATTAGAGTTTTGGACGATGCAGCTTCAGCCAAAATTTACGCCCTATTTCACAGAGGTCATTAGGCAATACGAATCAGAAAATCAAGGCATTAAGCTGCGTTGGGTAGATGTCCCCTGGGAAGCGATGGAAAGCAAGATTTTAACGGCGGTTTCAGCGAAAACTGCCCCCGATGTAGTCAACCTTAACCCGAATTTTGCTTCTCAACTGGCCAGTCGCAACGCTTGGTTAGACTTAAATACGCAAATTCCACCGGAGGTTAAACAACAATATCTCCCGAAGATTTGGGCAGCAACAACGCTAAAAGACGCGAGTTTTGGCATTCCTTGGTACTTAACAACCCGTATTACTCTTTCTAACCAAGATTTACTTAGCAAAGCGGGAATTAAGGAACCACCGAAAACCTTTGAGGAATTAGCCGATGTGGCTGCTAAACTTAAGGAGAAAACGGGGAAATATGCCCTATTTGTGACCTTCGTACCGGGGGACTCTGGGGAAGTCTTGGAGTCTTTGGTGCAAATGGGAGTCCAGTTAGTGGATGATCAGGGTAAAGCAGCGTTTAATACCCCTGATGGCATAGCAGGGTTCCGTTATTGGGTAGATTTATATCAACAAGGACTGTTACCCCCTGAAGTTCTCACCCAAGGACATCGCCATGCGATAGATTTATATCAGTCGGGAGAGATAGCTTTACTCTCTTCTGGGGCGGAATTTCTGACCAGTATTGAAACGAATGCCCCAACCATTGCGAAAGTGACAGCCACTTCTCCCCAAATTACCGGAAAAACAGGTAAAAAGAACGTGGCAGTGATGAATTTAGTCATTCCCCGTGATACGGATAAAGCTGAAGAGTCGGTAAAATTTGCGCTTTTTGTCACGAATACGGAAAATCAACTCGGGTTTGCTAAGGCGGCTAATGTCCTTCCTTCGACGGTAGAGGGAGTTAAACGCTATATTGAGGAGTTAAAACAGTCTTCTGATTCTAGCGCGATCGCTCAAGCGCGTCAAGTTAGTGCGATGCAACTCAATGATGCAGAAGTCCTAGTTCCAGCAATGAAAGACCTTAATAAGTTGCAACAGATTATTTACGAAAATTTACAAGCTGCCATGCTCAAAGAGAAAACTGTCGAACAAGCCGTTAAGGATGCTGCTGATGCTTGGGATAGTATTTAG
- the pilM gene encoding type IV pilus assembly protein PilM produces MLNRLKALLAGKSPGVGLEITPERLNLAQLSKHKQGYKLTKFCTTEIPEGIFEEGKILDSPRLAELIQEMLKENKINTKRVATAVPMREAIIRVIPIPAELDDEELRDMVLNTEAALYLPYPREEVDLDYQKLGFFEDEDGIEKVQVLLVATRKEVTDSYMDTFQQAGLEVDVLEINSFALIRTIREQLRQFSSKEAAVLVDVEFDNTEIAIVVDGVPQFSRTVPIGTYQMQNALSRAMNLPPSRNPEILQGMTIPVTQFDSLSTQGTAINPGMTALMRVLGELTDELRRSINFYLNQSEELEVVQMLLAGPGGGLVQLDEYLTHRLSIPTMQVDPVTTLALELDKDIPAVQRPGLGTVLGLGLREVKA; encoded by the coding sequence ATGTTAAATCGGTTAAAAGCTTTATTAGCAGGGAAATCCCCAGGGGTTGGCTTAGAAATCACCCCCGAAAGACTGAATTTAGCCCAATTGTCCAAACACAAGCAAGGCTATAAATTGACCAAGTTCTGCACCACAGAAATTCCCGAAGGGATCTTTGAGGAGGGAAAAATTCTCGATTCTCCCAGATTAGCGGAACTGATCCAAGAGATGCTCAAAGAGAATAAAATTAACACCAAACGGGTAGCGACGGCTGTTCCCATGCGCGAAGCCATTATTCGGGTGATTCCCATTCCGGCTGAACTCGATGACGAGGAATTGCGCGACATGGTGTTAAATACGGAAGCGGCCTTGTATTTGCCCTATCCGAGAGAAGAAGTCGATCTCGACTATCAGAAGCTAGGCTTCTTTGAAGACGAAGACGGCATCGAAAAAGTTCAAGTCCTCCTAGTAGCCACCCGTAAAGAGGTAACAGACTCCTATATGGACACCTTTCAGCAAGCGGGACTGGAAGTGGATGTGCTTGAAATTAACAGTTTTGCCTTAATACGGACAATTAGGGAACAATTGAGGCAATTTAGTTCAAAAGAAGCCGCCGTCTTAGTCGATGTGGAGTTTGACAATACGGAAATTGCGATCGTCGTCGATGGGGTTCCTCAATTTTCACGGACGGTTCCCATTGGAACCTACCAGATGCAAAATGCCCTATCACGGGCGATGAATTTACCCCCCTCGCGGAACCCAGAAATTTTGCAGGGGATGACCATTCCCGTGACTCAGTTTGACAGCTTGAGTACCCAAGGAACCGCGATCAACCCAGGGATGACTGCCCTGATGAGAGTCTTAGGAGAACTCACCGACGAATTGAGGCGATCAATCAATTTTTATTTAAACCAAAGTGAAGAGTTGGAGGTCGTACAAATGTTGTTAGCAGGTCCTGGAGGAGGACTGGTACAACTCGATGAATATTTGACCCATCGCTTAAGTATTCCTACCATGCAAGTTGATCCAGTAACCACCTTAGCCTTAGAACTTGACAAAGACATTCCGGCAGTTCAACGGCCAGGGTTAGGAACAGTATTAGGGTTAGGGTTACGGGAGGTTAAAGCCTAA
- a CDS encoding serine/threonine protein kinase, whose translation MFKTGDILLKRYRLQKPLGNTALGHQTWLADDLQLPIRESPTYWTELLGLKWLNTLTFFLRPKSYQKVTVKLLAFSPQMQWDQFKLFEREAQVLQALNHPFIPRYHNYFELNSQETNGIHWFGLVQDYIPGSSLEELLNKKELFPEEKVRFIAVEVLNILIYLHQLNPPVLHRDIKPSNLILGEDGRIYLIDFGAVQSQTTSTKVTFTVVGTSGYTPLEQFYGRAVPASDLYALGATLIHLLTGVTPDNLIQKENKLELSDQIKIKYSLRKWLDRLTDIVVEKRYQTAEEALKNIDSDELEEQSPVFLNIAQKTQIQLNKSESSLKISLRSSGFRLLKILVHKTPFIEDNIFAKNTFLKLMIVGGVFGSPMILAIAAIILQNQPIIQGSLEVMGGLYFLIICGLILVYLISFWGGKINLDFSEDSLKVQETIMGLEYYQGKEDYHNIVGVFIHQFLNQYQVSINTRNAIYVLGNKLTKEEALWLAKEIQDWL comes from the coding sequence ATGTTTAAGACTGGAGATATCCTTTTAAAACGCTACCGACTGCAAAAACCGCTAGGAAATACAGCACTAGGACATCAAACCTGGTTAGCGGATGATTTACAATTGCCTATTAGGGAGAGTCCTACCTATTGGACTGAGTTACTGGGGTTAAAATGGTTAAATACTTTGACCTTTTTTTTGCGTCCTAAGTCCTATCAAAAAGTGACTGTAAAACTCCTTGCTTTTAGTCCACAAATGCAATGGGATCAATTTAAACTTTTTGAACGAGAAGCTCAAGTTTTACAAGCATTAAATCATCCTTTTATTCCCCGTTATCACAATTATTTTGAGCTTAATTCTCAGGAAACTAATGGGATACATTGGTTCGGGTTAGTGCAAGATTATATTCCAGGGAGTTCTTTAGAGGAATTGTTAAACAAAAAAGAGTTATTTCCTGAGGAAAAAGTTCGGTTTATTGCCGTTGAAGTTCTCAATATTTTAATTTATTTACATCAATTAAATCCTCCTGTTTTACATCGGGATATTAAACCGAGTAATCTGATTTTAGGAGAAGATGGACGGATTTATCTAATTGATTTTGGTGCAGTTCAATCACAAACAACTTCCACAAAGGTAACATTTACAGTAGTGGGAACCAGTGGTTATACTCCATTAGAACAATTTTACGGTCGTGCAGTTCCAGCATCAGATTTATATGCTTTAGGAGCAACGTTAATTCATTTATTAACAGGAGTTACCCCTGATAATTTAATCCAAAAAGAAAATAAATTAGAGTTATCTGATCAGATTAAGATCAAATATTCTCTTAGGAAATGGCTTGATCGATTAACTGATATAGTCGTTGAAAAACGTTATCAAACTGCTGAAGAAGCTTTAAAAAATATTGATTCTGATGAATTAGAAGAACAAAGCCCAGTCTTTTTAAATATTGCACAAAAAACACAAATTCAATTAAATAAGTCAGAGAGTAGCTTAAAAATTTCTCTAAGATCTTCTGGTTTTAGATTGTTAAAAATATTAGTCCATAAAACGCCTTTTATTGAAGATAATATTTTTGCCAAAAACACCTTTTTAAAGTTAATGATTGTAGGGGGAGTATTCGGAAGTCCAATGATTTTAGCGATCGCCGCTATAATTCTACAAAATCAACCGATTATACAAGGATCATTAGAAGTCATGGGAGGGCTTTATTTTCTAATCATTTGTGGACTTATTTTAGTTTACTTAATAAGTTTTTGGGGAGGAAAAATCAATCTAGATTTTAGCGAAGACAGCCTCAAAGTCCAAGAAACAATTATGGGATTGGAATATTACCAAGGAAAGGAAGATTATCATAACATAGTCGGGGTTTTTATTCATCAATTCCTCAATCAATATCAGGTTAGTATTAATACCAGAAATGCCATTTATGTTTTAGGAAATAAACTAACGAAAGAAGAGGCACTTTGGTTAGCAAAAGAGATTCAAGATTGGCTATAA
- the purF gene encoding amidophosphoribosyltransferase, giving the protein MTANNTPDQPLTEIVESSYPPSDKPEEACGVFGVYAPERQIAKLTYFGLYALQHRGQESAGIATLDGNKLYCHKDMGLVSQVFKESILNELGGQLAIGHTRYSTTGSSHKANAQPAVVETRLGSLALAHNGNLVNTLDLRQTLEQRGCQFNTSTDSEMIAVAIAQEVNSGKDWLEAAISAFQLCSGAYSLAIGTPAGLMGVRDPNGIRPLVIGILEGEPVRYVLASETCALDIIGAEYLRDVEPGELVWITESGLSSFHWATQPQRKLCIFEMIYFARPDSLMHDETLYTYRLRLGQQLARESVVKADLVMGVPDSGIPAAIGFSQVSGIPYGEGLIKNRYVGRTFIQPTQHMRESGIKMKLNPLKDVLDGKRIIMVDDSIVRGTTSRKIVKALRDAGAKQVHMRISSPPVTHPCFYGIDTDNQSQLIAATQSLEKIAEQIGVDSLAYLSWKGMLAVTGEDPNSFCSACFTGDYPIAIPEQVKRSKLMLEQAKC; this is encoded by the coding sequence ATGACTGCTAACAACACCCCAGATCAGCCCTTGACTGAAATCGTTGAGAGTTCCTATCCCCCCTCGGACAAACCCGAAGAAGCCTGTGGGGTTTTTGGCGTTTACGCCCCCGAAAGACAGATCGCTAAACTCACCTACTTTGGCCTATATGCTTTACAACATCGCGGTCAAGAATCCGCCGGAATAGCCACATTAGACGGAAATAAACTCTATTGTCACAAAGATATGGGCTTAGTCTCCCAAGTCTTCAAAGAATCCATTTTAAACGAATTAGGTGGGCAATTAGCCATTGGACACACTCGCTATTCTACCACGGGTTCCAGCCATAAAGCCAATGCCCAACCCGCCGTTGTTGAGACTCGCTTAGGTTCTTTAGCTTTAGCACACAATGGCAATCTTGTCAATACCTTAGATCTGCGTCAAACCTTAGAACAACGGGGCTGTCAGTTTAACACCAGCACCGACTCCGAAATGATTGCCGTTGCGATCGCCCAAGAAGTCAACAGCGGCAAAGATTGGCTAGAAGCAGCGATCAGTGCTTTTCAACTCTGTTCTGGGGCGTATAGTTTAGCCATTGGTACGCCCGCCGGATTAATGGGAGTGCGAGATCCCAATGGCATCCGCCCCTTAGTGATTGGCATTTTAGAAGGGGAGCCCGTCCGTTATGTTTTGGCCTCAGAAACCTGTGCCCTGGACATTATCGGGGCAGAATACCTTCGAGATGTGGAACCGGGGGAATTAGTTTGGATCACCGAAAGCGGATTGTCTTCCTTCCATTGGGCAACCCAACCGCAACGGAAACTCTGCATCTTCGAGATGATTTATTTTGCCCGTCCTGACAGTCTAATGCACGATGAGACACTCTATACCTATCGATTGCGTTTAGGGCAACAATTGGCGCGAGAATCGGTGGTTAAAGCGGATTTAGTCATGGGGGTTCCTGATTCGGGGATTCCGGCGGCGATCGGATTTTCTCAAGTATCGGGAATACCCTATGGAGAGGGATTAATCAAAAACCGCTACGTTGGACGGACGTTTATTCAACCGACCCAACACATGAGGGAATCGGGGATTAAAATGAAGTTAAACCCCCTGAAAGACGTTTTGGACGGCAAGCGGATTATTATGGTTGATGATTCCATTGTCCGGGGTACGACTAGCCGAAAAATTGTTAAAGCGTTACGAGATGCGGGTGCTAAGCAAGTCCACATGAGGATCTCGTCCCCGCCTGTTACCCATCCCTGTTTTTACGGGATTGATACTGACAATCAAAGTCAATTAATTGCTGCTACCCAATCGTTAGAAAAAATCGCCGAACAAATTGGAGTTGATTCTTTAGCCTATTTGAGTTGGAAAGGAATGTTAGCAGTTACAGGAGAAGATCCTAATAGTTTTTGTTCTGCCTGTTTTACAGGAGATTATCCGATTGCTATTCCTGAACAAGTTAAGCGATCTAAATTGATGTTAGAACAAGCAAAATGCTAG
- a CDS encoding PilN domain-containing protein, which translates to MYSLDVNFLKDRRQDSGKSLTVAKKSSLSIEQQLPIIIGSSVAVLLPVLVGVAIIVVNQLSGQTQTKIEELDAELARLNAQNKSIEEIKAEIKKNDEEIKALVQVFDQIKPWSAILQEIENQIPANVNVGSIQQEGLKLTISGFAVDYDDLNDFLLLLQGSEIFQADKTAIIEAKLEDLPIENQTPSEDITIDYPQGVKYTISTELTERPASELLQKLDRNGAVGLVRRIENLKQAGVFQP; encoded by the coding sequence ATGTATAGCTTAGATGTTAATTTTCTCAAGGATCGTCGTCAGGATAGTGGGAAAAGCCTAACAGTAGCCAAAAAATCCTCCCTATCGATAGAACAGCAATTACCGATTATTATTGGCAGTAGTGTCGCGGTTTTATTACCTGTTTTAGTGGGGGTAGCTATTATCGTTGTCAATCAGCTTTCCGGCCAAACGCAAACAAAAATTGAAGAATTGGATGCGGAATTAGCGAGATTGAACGCACAAAATAAAAGCATTGAAGAAATTAAAGCTGAAATCAAGAAAAATGACGAAGAAATTAAGGCTTTAGTTCAAGTCTTTGATCAGATTAAACCGTGGTCAGCTATCTTGCAAGAAATTGAAAATCAAATTCCCGCTAATGTCAATGTAGGTTCCATTCAACAAGAGGGATTAAAATTAACAATTTCAGGATTTGCTGTTGACTATGACGATCTCAATGACTTTTTATTACTATTACAAGGCTCTGAGATATTTCAAGCTGACAAGACTGCAATTATTGAAGCCAAATTAGAGGATTTGCCTATTGAAAATCAAACTCCATCGGAGGATATAACGATTGATTATCCCCAAGGCGTAAAATATACCATTAGCACCGAATTAACGGAGCGTCCTGCCTCTGAGTTGCTACAAAAACTTGACCGTAATGGGGCGGTTGGATTGGTGAGACGGATTGAAAATCTTAAGCAAGCAGGAGTATTTCAACCATGA
- a CDS encoding secretin and TonB N-terminal domain-containing protein → MNNYRHPLAMSGAISLMLLMSYPAIAVNPTATENPFEESTSEEKLFSKAVAINPRSEWKFDPQIAPSKVKEDIFTETSLEIAQIPNYYPNTPPSPAPAPSTNFYPNNPSQPSGFYPNTPNPIPPSRSSDIMIPNPEVLIKSNGSSIPDSLQPTMPMAPTLPRAVAPPVGDIAISNINAATDGIDLGTSIIVPRLVLRQAPAREVLAVLARYAGMNLVFTDDTRAAAAATAGQPPGAQSAGEVTVSLDLENEPVEQVFNSVLMISGLQANRRGRTIFVGSQLPQAAQNLISRTIRLNQVKSASAGTFLASQGAEFQRLVTVREDIIDPLTQRVIGQRELPPELDPLTAQRTEGSNSPQLLTGLAVSSDDRLNTITLVGEPRQVQVATSLLTQLDARRRQVAVNVKVVDIALNNDQSFSSSFSFGVNDSFFVQDEGAAFLRFGGPSPIDSAEFNSATGRLGVPPAIPNPFAEGGNIFLNQGSFQFPVLTDGGFPQIPGASLGVSNDFRAVGVSPPENADDPFEYQLPSFFEFPRKFLSQIEATIQSSNGKVLTDPTLVVQEGQQATVKLTQKVIENITTQVDPLSGVRTTTPVLSDAGLTLTIDIDKIDDNGFISLTVSPTIAAIGDVQPFDSGADGGFNQLFLLARRELTSGLIRLRDGQTLILSGIISETDQTITNKVPILGDIPLLGALFRSQTDTKNRSEVIVLLTPQILHDNGQWGYNYTPGRASAEVLRQQGFPVQIVP, encoded by the coding sequence ATGAACAACTATCGTCATCCCCTGGCTATGAGTGGAGCTATTTCTTTAATGCTCCTGATGAGTTATCCTGCAATAGCCGTTAATCCTACAGCAACGGAAAACCCTTTCGAGGAATCTACCTCAGAGGAGAAACTTTTTTCCAAGGCGGTCGCCATTAACCCCCGTAGCGAATGGAAATTTGACCCTCAAATTGCCCCTTCAAAGGTTAAAGAAGATATTTTTACAGAAACTTCCCTAGAAATTGCCCAAATCCCTAATTATTACCCCAATACCCCCCCATCCCCTGCCCCTGCCCCATCGACCAATTTTTACCCCAATAACCCTAGCCAACCTTCTGGGTTTTACCCCAATACCCCCAACCCCATCCCCCCATCCCGGTCTTCTGATATCATGATCCCCAACCCAGAAGTCCTCATCAAATCCAATGGGTCATCTATTCCCGATAGCCTACAACCCACCATGCCCATGGCTCCTACCTTACCTCGTGCTGTTGCGCCTCCGGTGGGAGATATTGCCATCTCTAACATCAATGCAGCCACTGATGGGATTGATTTAGGGACTTCCATCATCGTTCCCCGTCTAGTTCTGCGTCAGGCTCCAGCCAGGGAAGTTTTAGCAGTTTTAGCCCGTTATGCCGGAATGAACTTGGTTTTCACCGATGATACCAGAGCAGCCGCTGCCGCTACCGCCGGCCAACCGCCAGGAGCCCAAAGCGCGGGAGAAGTCACCGTTTCCCTAGATCTCGAAAATGAACCGGTCGAGCAAGTCTTTAACTCGGTGTTGATGATTTCTGGTTTACAAGCTAACCGTCGGGGACGGACAATTTTTGTCGGTTCTCAACTCCCCCAAGCTGCCCAAAACCTCATCAGTCGGACGATTCGCCTTAACCAAGTTAAATCCGCCAGTGCAGGAACCTTTTTAGCCTCTCAAGGCGCAGAATTTCAACGCTTAGTCACCGTTCGAGAAGATATTATCGATCCCTTAACCCAACGAGTTATCGGACAACGCGAACTCCCTCCAGAATTAGATCCCCTAACCGCCCAACGCACCGAAGGCTCCAATAGTCCCCAGTTACTAACCGGGTTAGCCGTGTCTTCTGATGATCGCCTGAATACCATTACCCTAGTGGGAGAACCCCGTCAGGTTCAGGTAGCCACGTCTTTATTGACCCAATTGGATGCCCGTCGTCGTCAAGTCGCTGTTAACGTTAAGGTAGTCGATATTGCCTTAAACAACGATCAATCCTTTAGCAGTAGTTTTTCCTTTGGTGTTAATGACAGTTTCTTCGTTCAAGATGAAGGAGCAGCCTTTTTGCGGTTTGGGGGACCATCTCCTATTGATAGCGCAGAATTTAATAGTGCCACGGGACGACTGGGGGTTCCTCCGGCCATTCCTAACCCTTTTGCTGAAGGTGGCAATATCTTCTTAAACCAAGGCTCATTCCAGTTTCCTGTGTTAACGGATGGCGGATTTCCTCAAATTCCTGGGGCATCTCTCGGTGTTTCTAATGATTTCAGGGCTGTAGGCGTAAGTCCTCCAGAGAATGCTGATGACCCCTTTGAGTATCAACTGCCTTCCTTTTTTGAATTTCCTCGCAAGTTCCTCTCCCAAATTGAAGCGACGATTCAAAGTAGCAATGGTAAGGTGCTAACTGATCCAACTCTAGTGGTGCAAGAAGGACAGCAAGCAACGGTAAAATTAACCCAAAAAGTCATTGAAAATATCACAACCCAGGTTGATCCCCTTAGTGGTGTCAGAACCACAACCCCGGTTTTATCGGATGCGGGGTTAACTTTGACCATTGATATTGATAAAATTGACGACAACGGATTTATCAGTTTAACCGTTAGTCCGACCATTGCTGCTATTGGAGATGTTCAACCCTTTGACAGTGGGGCTGATGGCGGGTTCAACCAATTATTTCTCTTAGCTCGACGGGAACTGACTTCTGGGTTAATTCGCCTTCGCGATGGTCAAACTCTGATTCTCTCAGGGATTATTAGTGAAACAGACCAGACAATTACCAATAAAGTCCCCATTTTAGGGGATATTCCCCTTTTAGGAGCATTATTCCGCAGTCAAACGGATACGAAAAACCGTTCAGAAGTGATCGTACTACTGACTCCCCAGATTCTCCATGACAACGGACAATGGGGCTATAACTACACCCCTGGACGCGCTTCGGCTGAAGTCTTAAGGCAACAAGGCTTCCCGGTTCAAATCGTTCCTTAA